A single region of the Bacillota bacterium genome encodes:
- a CDS encoding SH3 domain-containing protein, which yields MRKRIVVLIVLTLIVSSVFCFVPRNMSSVKAEPAIQVLGYLDAKVTASSLNVRQGPSLNHKVICILKKGQSVKVFAKMGDWYALYEPSTGCVGMAYGKYLDIAWPTPAPQPEPEPKPTPTPTPTPTPEPTPTPTPTPEPTPEPGPPEDISKDEQTLLDLVNKARSDAGVGPLKFDAELMKVARLKAKDMVEKGYFGHESPTYGSPFDMMKQFGISFRTAGENIAGNRTVEGAFKAWMNSEGHRKNILNSKFNYTGIGIVESPTYGKIIVQQFIGR from the coding sequence ATGAGAAAAAGAATAGTTGTGCTAATTGTATTAACTCTAATAGTTTCATCGGTGTTTTGCTTTGTGCCACGTAATATGTCCAGTGTTAAAGCAGAACCTGCAATTCAAGTATTGGGGTACTTGGACGCGAAGGTTACTGCATCTTCCCTAAATGTAAGACAAGGACCTTCACTAAATCATAAAGTAATATGTATATTAAAGAAAGGTCAAAGTGTTAAAGTTTTTGCTAAAATGGGAGACTGGTATGCTCTATATGAGCCTTCAACAGGGTGTGTAGGTATGGCTTATGGTAAATACTTGGATATTGCATGGCCAACACCTGCTCCCCAACCTGAGCCTGAACCTAAACCAACACCTACGCCTACTCCCACACCAACGCCTGAACCAACCCCTACCCCTACGCCGACACCTGAACCTACACCTGAGCCTGGGCCACCTGAAGATATATCCAAAGATGAACAGACACTCCTTGATCTTGTTAATAAGGCCAGGTCTGATGCCGGTGTAGGTCCATTAAAGTTTGATGCTGAACTTATGAAAGTAGCAAGGCTTAAGGCAAAAGACATGGTGGAAAAGGGCTATTTTGGCCATGAGTCCCCCACATATGGTTCGCCTTTTGATATGATGAAACAATTTGGGATAAGTTTTAGGACTGCAGGAGAAAACATTGCAGGGAACAGGACAGTGGAAGGTGCTTTTAAGGCCTGGATGAATTCAGAGGGGCATAGAAAGAATATTTTAAACAGTAAATTTAATTACACAGGTATAGGAATAGTTGAAAGCCCGACTTATGGGAAAATAATAGTACAGCAGTTTATTGGAAGGTGA
- a CDS encoding RluA family pseudouridine synthase, whose amino-acid sequence MKKIIVEKGQGNKKLITFLRQNFKDMPVSAIYKAIRKKDIKVNGKRVKGDHILLPGDLLEIYIPDNILKGIPLDNGKANSGLSLTYSFTVVYEDNNIIIVNKEQGIPVHPDRNQKENTLIDSVKYYLQQKGEYNPLDSSSFSPSLCHRLDRNTGGLVIIAKNPSSLKIILDKIKANEIKKYYQCLVKGKMDKEKGELRAFLEKDESKSRVFISNEKKPGSLEIITKYKVLSYKDDISKLEIELVTGRTHQIRAHLAYIGHPILGDGKYGINSYNRAMKLKKQALWAYKVIFDLKKDNHFLQYLKGKSFEVEPQWEVRGWK is encoded by the coding sequence TTGAAGAAAATTATAGTTGAAAAGGGCCAAGGAAACAAAAAGCTTATAACATTTTTAAGACAAAATTTCAAGGACATGCCCGTAAGTGCTATTTATAAAGCTATAAGAAAAAAAGATATTAAGGTGAATGGTAAAAGAGTAAAGGGAGACCATATACTTTTACCGGGTGACTTACTGGAAATATATATACCGGATAATATTCTTAAAGGGATTCCTTTAGACAACGGCAAAGCAAATTCCGGTCTTTCTTTAACTTATAGTTTTACTGTTGTCTATGAAGATAATAACATAATAATTGTAAATAAAGAGCAAGGAATACCTGTGCACCCCGACCGTAACCAAAAGGAAAATACTCTTATCGATTCTGTAAAATACTATCTCCAACAAAAAGGTGAGTATAATCCCCTTGATTCTTCGTCTTTTTCTCCCTCTCTATGCCACAGGCTTGACAGAAATACGGGAGGCCTTGTAATTATAGCTAAAAATCCCTCCAGTTTAAAAATTATATTAGACAAAATTAAAGCCAATGAAATAAAAAAGTACTATCAATGCCTCGTGAAAGGAAAAATGGATAAAGAAAAAGGAGAACTGCGGGCTTTTCTTGAAAAGGATGAAAGCAAAAGCCGTGTATTTATCAGTAATGAAAAAAAGCCCGGTTCCCTTGAGATTATTACAAAATACAAGGTGCTTTCATATAAAGATGATATAAGCAAACTTGAAATCGAACTTGTGACAGGACGGACCCATCAAATAAGGGCTCATCTGGCATATATAGGCCACCCCATATTGGGAGATGGAAAATACGGTATAAACAGTTATAACCGTGCCATGAAACTGAAAAAGCAAGCTCTTTGGGCATATAAAGTTATATTCGACTTAAAAAAGGACAATCATTTTTTGCAATATTTAAAAGGTAAAAGTTTTGAAGTTGAGCCACAGTGGGAGGTGAGAGGTTGGAAGTGA
- a CDS encoding mannitol-1-phosphate 5-dehydrogenase, translated as MKKAVMYGAGNIGRGFIGQLFSESGYEVVFIDVNPIIIERINIDKSYPIRIVDDEKSNEIIIRNVRAVNGMDLDAVASEIANADIMATAVGVNVLPKIAKPIALGLKKRWRIGNTRPLNIIICENLLDANRYLEKLLKQELEEDEKKLFDKKIGLVEASIGRMVPIMTEEMQEGNPLRVYVEKYCELPVDKDAFKGEIPRINNMVPFSPFDLYIQRKLFMHNMGHATAAYLGFMNNYKYIWETCSDSSIKLITFKALLESSMALSLEHNYSLQKLIVHADDLIYRFGNRLLGDTVARVGRDPVRKLSENDRLVGAARLCIRNGINPVYISIGIAAGYAFSLEDDPAAQKISKTIKDYGINEALKQYSNIDGECPVFKLVIEFYEMLKAGEQLFRIEREAEKRKVSQ; from the coding sequence ATGAAAAAAGCTGTAATGTATGGTGCAGGGAATATAGGAAGGGGTTTTATCGGACAACTTTTTAGCGAGTCGGGATATGAGGTTGTATTTATCGATGTTAATCCCATAATTATAGAAAGGATTAATATTGACAAGTCTTATCCAATAAGAATTGTTGATGACGAAAAATCAAATGAGATTATTATAAGAAATGTCCGTGCTGTAAACGGTATGGATTTAGACGCTGTCGCATCTGAAATTGCCAATGCGGATATTATGGCTACTGCGGTGGGTGTGAATGTACTGCCTAAAATTGCAAAGCCTATTGCCCTTGGATTGAAAAAAAGATGGCGAATTGGCAATACCAGGCCATTGAATATTATAATATGTGAAAATCTTCTGGACGCAAACCGATACCTTGAAAAATTATTGAAACAAGAATTGGAAGAAGATGAGAAAAAACTGTTTGATAAAAAGATTGGGCTTGTTGAGGCATCTATAGGAAGAATGGTGCCTATAATGACTGAGGAAATGCAAGAAGGTAACCCTTTGAGGGTTTATGTGGAAAAATACTGTGAATTACCGGTAGACAAAGACGCTTTCAAAGGCGAAATACCCAGAATAAATAATATGGTCCCATTTTCTCCTTTTGATTTATATATTCAGCGCAAACTATTCATGCATAACATGGGGCATGCAACAGCGGCATACCTTGGGTTCATGAATAATTATAAATACATATGGGAAACGTGTAGTGATTCCTCCATTAAACTGATAACATTCAAGGCTTTGCTGGAATCTTCAATGGCGCTGTCATTAGAACATAATTATTCCCTGCAGAAACTTATTGTACATGCTGATGATTTAATCTACAGGTTTGGAAACAGGTTATTGGGAGATACCGTGGCAAGAGTTGGAAGAGACCCTGTTAGGAAACTCTCGGAAAATGACAGGTTGGTTGGAGCTGCCAGGCTTTGTATAAGAAACGGAATAAACCCGGTATACATCTCTATAGGTATAGCTGCAGGATATGCATTTTCCCTTGAAGATGACCCGGCCGCTCAAAAAATAAGCAAAACAATAAAGGATTATGGCATTAATGAGGCTCTAAAGCAATACAGTAATATAGATGGTGAATGCCCGGTTTTCAAGTTGGTGATTGAATTCTATGAAATGTTAAAAGCTGGAGAACAATTGTTCCGCATAGAAAGAGAAGCAGAAAAAAGAAAGGTAAGCCAGTGA
- a CDS encoding membrane trafficking protein: MSNGLNKKLADILGKMDDKVLQAKLNAALDMLKKGKTEDLAKKIKKIDKNELIEKVNEFDQSKLKELNINIEEIKSKVTDEDLQKLKELVGEHGDEIIKKLKTLLNNI; this comes from the coding sequence ATGAGTAATGGGTTAAATAAAAAATTAGCCGATATATTAGGTAAAATGGACGATAAAGTTTTGCAGGCCAAGTTAAATGCTGCTTTAGATATGTTAAAAAAGGGTAAGACTGAAGATTTGGCAAAAAAGATAAAAAAAATAGATAAAAATGAATTAATTGAAAAGGTAAATGAGTTTGACCAATCAAAATTAAAGGAACTAAATATTAATATTGAAGAAATAAAGAGTAAAGTTACCGATGAAGACCTTCAGAAGCTTAAAGAACTTGTCGGTGAACATGGAGATGAAATTATAAAGAAATTGAAGACATTATTAAATAATATTTGA
- a CDS encoding cytochrome c biogenesis protein CcdA, which produces MNGYLYAIGFLEGILTFISPCILPLLPVYFFYLAGISSETDRERDSSENDSIMNKRFYVKYRLVLNATGFVLGFSGVFITLGAVATSLGHFLRDNLDLFRKISGIIIVVFGFNFMGVFNLGFLNKEMRFDFKAKELKFIGSILFGMVFGFGWTPCVGAFLGSVLIMAGNSETLKDGIFLLFIYSLGLSIPFMLSSILFSKIKGTFIWLKKNSKVISIISGIVLIVTGVLVYADVLKYL; this is translated from the coding sequence ATGAACGGTTATTTATATGCAATTGGTTTTTTGGAGGGAATACTGACCTTTATATCACCCTGCATTTTACCTCTCTTACCTGTATATTTTTTTTATCTGGCAGGAATTTCATCGGAAACAGATAGAGAAAGGGACAGCAGCGAAAATGATAGTATAATGAATAAGAGATTTTATGTGAAATACAGGTTGGTTTTAAATGCCACAGGGTTTGTTTTGGGTTTTTCCGGAGTATTTATAACATTGGGAGCAGTAGCAACATCATTAGGTCATTTTTTAAGAGATAATTTAGACTTATTCCGCAAAATAAGTGGGATAATAATTGTTGTCTTCGGCTTTAATTTCATGGGTGTCTTCAATCTGGGTTTCTTGAACAAAGAAATGAGGTTTGACTTTAAAGCTAAAGAACTGAAGTTTATTGGTTCAATATTGTTTGGTATGGTCTTTGGCTTTGGATGGACCCCCTGTGTAGGAGCTTTTTTAGGGTCTGTGCTTATTATGGCTGGGAACTCTGAAACTTTAAAGGATGGTATTTTTCTGCTTTTTATTTATTCATTAGGGTTAAGTATACCTTTCATGCTTTCTTCAATTTTGTTTAGTAAAATAAAAGGAACATTTATATGGCTTAAGAAAAACAGCAAAGTTATAAGCATAATATCGGGAATTGTTTTAATAGTTACAGGCGTTCTTGTATATGCTGATGTTTTGAAGTATTTATAA
- a CDS encoding TlpA family protein disulfide reductase, translating into MDRSDKNKAYGKKLKNTIYWVILFVLVVLLSYNLYNLYNRYAGSTSLKLMPGQITDKGGSSIGENSHREEDNSSNSNDNYNVGENDKRNNEGNNGENRDESNVDKEEKIAAPDFELEDLEGNKVKLSEYKGKIVILNFWALWCPYCIKEMPDLDRVNKKLLEGDDAVILTVNLQDSIDKVKDYIRENGFSIPVLMDTDGNVGNMYNVTGIPITYIIDKEGAFYGYIPGATNEKALLEIIEKIN; encoded by the coding sequence ATGGACAGGTCTGATAAAAATAAAGCTTATGGGAAAAAATTAAAAAACACTATATATTGGGTAATTTTATTTGTATTAGTTGTATTACTGTCGTATAATTTATATAATTTATATAATAGGTATGCAGGTAGTACATCGTTGAAACTGATGCCGGGTCAAATAACAGACAAAGGCGGGTCTTCTATTGGAGAAAATAGCCATAGAGAAGAGGATAACAGCTCAAATAGTAATGATAATTATAATGTGGGGGAGAACGATAAGCGGAATAATGAAGGGAACAATGGTGAGAACAGAGATGAGAGCAATGTGGATAAAGAGGAAAAAATAGCTGCTCCGGATTTTGAGCTCGAAGATTTGGAAGGAAACAAGGTAAAACTCTCTGAATATAAAGGGAAGATTGTTATACTGAATTTTTGGGCCTTGTGGTGTCCATATTGCATAAAGGAAATGCCGGACCTTGATAGGGTGAATAAAAAACTTCTTGAGGGTGATGATGCTGTAATATTGACTGTAAATTTACAGGATAGTATTGATAAAGTAAAGGATTATATCCGGGAAAATGGATTTTCCATCCCCGTGCTTATGGACACTGACGGAAATGTAGGTAATATGTATAATGTAACAGGAATACCAATAACTTATATAATTGATAAAGAAGGAGCCTTTTATGGGTATATACCGGGAGCTACTAATGAAAAGGCGCTTTTGGAGATTATTGAAAAAATAAACTAA
- a CDS encoding NAD(P)/FAD-dependent oxidoreductase → MYDVIIIGKGPAGLSASLYTTRANLKTLVIGKNDSALKKAAKIENYFGFSKPVSGEYLLEEGEKQALRLGTFIIEDEAVSIEKKNDMFRVTTSGGLYEGIAVLIATGQPQKQIKIKNIEKFEGNGISYCTTCDGFFYNNLKVGVLGNKDYAIHEATELEAYTEDITIYTNGKELDLTEKFSKEASKYKINQKVITEVDGEDFLRRIYFDDGTSEEIDGLFIAEKSASSIDFARKLGVITRENSIVVDEYQKTNLEGLFAAGDCTGGLKQVSTAVGQGALAGKTIIEYVRKFKK, encoded by the coding sequence ATGTATGATGTCATAATAATCGGTAAAGGACCTGCCGGATTATCTGCGTCCCTTTATACAACCAGGGCTAATTTAAAAACATTGGTAATTGGAAAAAATGACAGTGCTTTAAAAAAAGCTGCTAAAATTGAGAATTACTTTGGGTTTTCAAAACCTGTAAGTGGTGAATACCTGCTGGAAGAAGGTGAAAAGCAGGCATTAAGACTGGGGACTTTTATCATAGAAGATGAAGCAGTATCTATTGAAAAGAAGAATGACATGTTTAGGGTTACCACTTCCGGAGGACTTTATGAAGGAATAGCCGTACTGATTGCTACAGGCCAGCCGCAAAAACAAATCAAAATAAAGAATATAGAAAAATTTGAGGGGAATGGAATCAGTTATTGCACAACGTGTGACGGATTCTTTTATAACAACCTTAAGGTAGGGGTACTTGGTAATAAAGACTATGCTATTCATGAAGCAACAGAGCTTGAGGCATATACTGAAGATATAACAATATATACAAATGGTAAAGAACTTGATTTAACGGAAAAATTTAGTAAAGAAGCTTCTAAATATAAAATTAACCAAAAGGTTATAACAGAAGTAGATGGAGAGGATTTTCTCCGGAGGATATACTTTGACGATGGTACAAGTGAAGAAATTGATGGCCTTTTTATTGCCGAGAAAAGTGCTTCAAGTATTGATTTTGCACGAAAGCTCGGAGTTATTACCAGGGAGAACTCAATTGTTGTTGATGAATATCAGAAGACAAATCTTGAAGGACTATTTGCAGCAGGAGATTGTACCGGAGGTTTGAAACAGGTTTCAACGGCAGTGGGGCAGGGCGCCCTGGCAGGCAAAACGATAATTGAGTATGTTAGAAAATTTAAAAAATAA